A genomic region of Acidobacteriota bacterium contains the following coding sequences:
- a CDS encoding formylglycine-generating enzyme family protein produces MTQSGPCPDCGHDAGRETGGAPALPPGTVVGGAFRTGLVVARGDLGFAYAALDLGSKQTVTLLEYYPHALASRGPDGVRVVPQHPAWFAHWMERFKAEHSPAGRVRRGAQPAVRWVEAGETVYTAVVAVGSTAAAVPANAAAALRVAATGSSPQSTPRPELPRVKPASTAKSGCGMAAAIFLLALVFVLVLIILASRPSKPVSTRPPASRPAAKTAPPKGGAEGAPETNTLGMTFVRLSPGRFVRGSSLGDPEERPLHGVTLTRPFALQTTEVTQAQWKVFMENNPSTFKGDDRPVENVSWEEAQEFVRRLNKADPGKGYRLPTEAEWEYACRAGRTSTRYGLPDTIAWHGGNAGGTTHPVGTRRPNRWGLYDMLGNVAEWCADGYGDYGTEPLEDPVGPAESETRVSRGGSILVEGRDLRASRRSHHTPRFRYPDLGFRLARD; encoded by the coding sequence TTGACCCAATCCGGCCCCTGCCCCGACTGCGGCCACGACGCCGGCAGGGAAACCGGCGGAGCCCCGGCGCTCCCGCCCGGCACCGTGGTGGGCGGCGCGTTCCGGACGGGCCTCGTCGTCGCCCGGGGCGACCTCGGGTTCGCCTACGCGGCCCTCGACCTGGGTTCGAAGCAGACGGTGACCCTTCTCGAGTACTACCCTCACGCCCTGGCATCCCGCGGCCCGGACGGGGTCCGGGTCGTCCCCCAGCACCCCGCCTGGTTCGCGCACTGGATGGAGCGTTTCAAGGCGGAGCATTCCCCCGCGGGCCGTGTCAGGCGGGGTGCGCAGCCCGCCGTGCGGTGGGTCGAGGCCGGGGAAACCGTCTACACGGCGGTGGTGGCCGTCGGCTCGACCGCGGCCGCCGTACCCGCCAACGCCGCGGCGGCCCTGCGGGTCGCCGCCACCGGGAGCAGCCCCCAGAGCACCCCCCGCCCGGAACTCCCCCGGGTAAAACCGGCCTCGACCGCCAAGTCCGGCTGCGGCATGGCCGCCGCCATCTTCCTCCTCGCCCTGGTGTTCGTCCTCGTCCTGATCATCCTGGCCAGTCGCCCGTCGAAACCGGTCTCCACCCGGCCGCCCGCCTCGCGCCCGGCGGCGAAGACCGCACCCCCGAAGGGCGGGGCCGAAGGGGCTCCCGAGACCAACACCCTGGGAATGACTTTCGTGAGGCTTTCCCCCGGGCGGTTCGTCCGGGGCTCGTCCCTGGGCGACCCCGAGGAGCGGCCCCTCCACGGGGTGACCCTCACCCGGCCCTTCGCCCTGCAAACCACCGAGGTGACCCAGGCCCAGTGGAAGGTCTTCATGGAAAACAATCCCTCTACCTTCAAGGGAGACGACCGGCCGGTGGAGAACGTCTCCTGGGAGGAGGCCCAGGAGTTCGTCCGCAGGCTCAACAAAGCGGACCCCGGCAAGGGCTACCGTCTTCCCACGGAAGCGGAGTGGGAGTACGCCTGCCGGGCCGGCCGCACCTCGACGCGTTACGGCCTTCCCGACACCATCGCCTGGCACGGAGGGAACGCGGGCGGCACGACGCACCCCGTGGGGACCCGGCGCCCGAACCGTTGGGGGCTTTACGACATGCTGGGGAACGTGGCCGAGTGGTGCGCCGACGGCTACGGCGACTACGGGACGGAGCCCCTCGAGGACCCGGTGGGCCCGGCCGAATCCGAGACCCGGGTGAGCCGGGGGGGCTCCATCCTCGTCGAGGGCCGGGACCTCCGCGCCTCCCGCCGATCCCATCACACTCCCCGGTTCCGCTACCCCGACCTCGGCTTCCGCCTGGCCCGGGACTGA